The Mesorhizobium sp. AR10 genome includes the window TGATCGGCAAAACTATGATGGTCGGCCGGGGGGCGCGCGCCGTCGGCGCGCAGGCGACCCCACACCACGGTACGCCGGACGGCGTTCAGCACGTCGAACAGGCCTAGCAGCACGTTGTTGCGGCTCGCCTGCGCGATCTGCCGGTGAAGTGCATTGTCGATGTTCTCATACTGCCGCCACGTCGCCGCTTCGCGGGTCTGGGCGAGGGATTTCCGCATCGCGGCTATATCGTCAAGCGTGGCATGCAGTGCTGCCTCACGCGCGATTTCCGGCTCAATGATAAGGCGTGCGCGCATCACATCGGCGGGGTTGGTGCGCCCGGCGATCTCCGAAATACCAATCGTCTCTTCGATCGGACCGCTCCCGACGAAGGTGCCCTTGCCGACATGGCGCCAGATGCGGCCGTCCTTCTCGAGAACCGCCAGAGCCTTGCGCAAATCGCCACGCGAAACGCCGAGGCTTTCGCAAAGCTCCCGCTCGGCCGGCAACCGCGTTTCGCCGGACAGGTCCATCTGCGCCAGATAGGCCTGAAGCTGTACCAGCGCGGCGTGGCCGCCGTCTCCGACAATATCCATTGGTTTAACCAATTCGCGATTGATTCTTACGTTTGGTGATAAATCGATTGCACGAACCCGTCAACATCCGAATTGCGAGCCACGGATCGCACGCCAATCGCAATCCGACGCGAATTACTGCTTGACCAATCCGGCCATAATCCTTAACCATTTGCATAATTGGTTATAAGAAAACGGGAGGAAGCAAAAATGACCAGGTTGACCAGACGTACCGTCCTTGCAACAGCGCTCGCCGCAGCGATCGGCAGCGCAATGCCCATCGAAGCTGCCAGCGCCGGCGACATGCGCATCGCATTCGGGGATTTGCCCGGGATCGAATCGATCCAGACACTCACCGCCATCGAACGCGCGAAGGAGCGCGGCGTAAAAGTCGAGCTGATCATCCTCAACGATGAAGACCTGGCCGCTCAAGCCATCGTCGGCAACCAGGCAGATGTCGGCATCGGCGCACCCTATACGCTGATCCAGAAGGTGGGCGTGCCCATTCGCCTGTTTGCGCAGATTTCCACGCTGCGCTTCTTCCCGGTGGTCAACAGTGAATTCTACAAGGAATGGAAGGATCTGGACGGACAGGACGTGGCGGTGCAGGCGCGCGGCTCCGGGACAGAGGCCGTCATGCTCCTGATGGCCAAAACCCACGGCATCAAGCTCGGCACCATCAGCTACGTCCCGGGCTCCGAGGTCCGGCGCAACGCGCTTATCCAGGGCACGCTGAAAGCCTCGATCGTCGACGCGGCCAATCGGCGCGCGCTCGAGGCGGAAGCGCCCGGCAAGTTCATCGTGCTGCCTGTCGATGACCTCAGCGCCACCGACGAAGGTCTGTTCGCCACCGCCGACTACCTGAAGAACAATGCCGCCGATGTCGATATCCTGGTCGAGGAACTGATGAAGACGGCGCGCGAGATCACCGAGAACCCCGCCGTCGCGGTCGAGTTTCGCAACAAATACAAGCTGCTGCCCGACCTTGGCG containing:
- a CDS encoding FadR/GntR family transcriptional regulator, encoding MDIVGDGGHAALVQLQAYLAQMDLSGETRLPAERELCESLGVSRGDLRKALAVLEKDGRIWRHVGKGTFVGSGPIEETIGISEIAGRTNPADVMRARLIIEPEIAREAALHATLDDIAAMRKSLAQTREAATWRQYENIDNALHRQIAQASRNNVLLGLFDVLNAVRRTVVWGRLRADGARPPADHHSFADHERIVEAIADRDLAGAAAAMRLHLLQVGRRLIPVHEAAE
- a CDS encoding ABC transporter substrate-binding protein, which produces MTRLTRRTVLATALAAAIGSAMPIEAASAGDMRIAFGDLPGIESIQTLTAIERAKERGVKVELIILNDEDLAAQAIVGNQADVGIGAPYTLIQKVGVPIRLFAQISTLRFFPVVNSEFYKEWKDLDGQDVAVQARGSGTEAVMLLMAKTHGIKLGTISYVPGSEVRRNALIQGTLKASIVDAANRRALEAEAPGKFIVLPVDDLSATDEGLFATADYLKNNAADVDILVEELMKTAREITENPAVAVEFRNKYKLLPDLGAEADTEIAEYYKETAGAGSLVLNGGGADAAADDFAFFSLAGQIEGDPAGLKVEDFWDVAATDRAVAKLGKK